The window GATCACATCGGGGGGGTGTCGGAAGCCGGTGTTCCGGTGTTTCCGAATGCGCGCTACGCCGTGGGTCAGGAAGAGTATGACTTCTGGTCGAAAGAGGAGCGGCTTGCAGGTCCACCGGACCAGAATGAATACAAGTCGGGGAAGATGTTCCGCGATGTGATGCTGCCGCTCGTTGAGCGAACTTTCTTTCTAAAGTCCGGGCAAGACGTCGCCTCAGGGATCGCCGCGTTCGCGGCGCCAGGGCACACGCCCGGTCACCTTGGGTTTCATATCGAAAGCAATGGCAAGCGATTGCTTGCATGGGGCGACTGCGCACACCATGAGGTCGCCTCGCTCGCGCATCCGGAATGGAGCGCTCTTTTCGACATGGACAAGGCTCAAGGCGTCGCAACGCGCCGCAAAGTCTATGAGATGGCGGCAACCGAGCGGCTGCCGATCCTTGGATATCACACGTCATTCCCGTCGCTCGGGATGGTCGAGCGGAGCGGCACAGCGTATCGCTGGCTTCCGATCACGTATCAGTTCGAGGACTGAGGGACGCCGCCTTGCCGTTGTTGGGCAAGCGCACGCCCAGCGTTCGTCAGACTCGCGATTTCATCGTCGGTGAAGGTTCGCTCGGTGCGGTTCGCCACGCCCAACGCACCGACGATGTCTTCGCCGGAGAAGATCGGCACGACCACGGCCCCCGCCATTGCTGTGGCGCGCGCACCTGGGCGAACGTCTCCGCTCGAATCGGTTTGGATGTTGCAGGCATTGACCGCCTGCCCGCGTTCGACGGCCAACCCCGCCATGCCCTTTCCGACCGGAATTGTGCGGATAATGGACAAAACCGCGTCCGGCATTCCCGCGCTCGCTGAGAACAGGTGCAACAGTCCGTCATCGCCGAGAAAATGAATCGTTCCGCTGTCTGCTTTAAATTCAGCGACGATGCGGGCCAACGCCTCCTCACCGCTTGACGTGCTCAGCGTATCCCAGTTCGTCATGGCAATCGGTCCTTTCACAATCGGCGTATTCATCGTAGGCGATTGGCGGGGTGTTGAAACCCCACATCGCGCTGGTTGGCTCGGCGGAGCCTGAGTGATCGCCCCCACAATCGCCTGTTATGAGTTGCCTTGCAAATGGACCTGCCGTTCGATCTTCGCTGCGACCCGCCATTCCTCGTCGCATCCTTTCCTGAAGTTCACCACGTTCTCAGTTGGTCTCTCACGCGGCCGGGATTTCAGACGACCGCAACAGTTGCATGGATCGAGCTTCGCAATGCCGATCTTCCGCTCGACGCGGACCCGATTGCGCTGATTTCGGAACGGCTCGCCGCAGCCTCCCTAGCGGATGCCGTCGCGATGGCGACGTCGCGCACGATCGAG is drawn from Hyphomicrobium methylovorum and contains these coding sequences:
- a CDS encoding MBL fold metallo-hydrolase, yielding MSSSNTGTSRRSFIGAAALALAAPAILRQTKRATAAEGAFLGASEPPFRRFQFGKFEITVLSDGGAMVDGPWPIVGEDRPKEEVAKLMRDNLLPEAKFRPGFSPAVVNTGKEMILIDTGNGAGGFIPRPAAGRLRESLAAASIKPEQIDIVAITHCHVDHIGGVSEAGVPVFPNARYAVGQEEYDFWSKEERLAGPPDQNEYKSGKMFRDVMLPLVERTFFLKSGQDVASGIAAFAAPGHTPGHLGFHIESNGKRLLAWGDCAHHEVASLAHPEWSALFDMDKAQGVATRRKVYEMAATERLPILGYHTSFPSLGMVERSGTAYRWLPITYQFED
- a CDS encoding GAF domain-containing protein is translated as MNTPIVKGPIAMTNWDTLSTSSGEEALARIVAEFKADSGTIHFLGDDGLLHLFSASAGMPDAVLSIIRTIPVGKGMAGLAVERGQAVNACNIQTDSSGDVRPGARATAMAGAVVVPIFSGEDIVGALGVANRTERTFTDDEIASLTNAGRALAQQRQGGVPQSSN